The following is a genomic window from Halichoerus grypus chromosome 5, mHalGry1.hap1.1, whole genome shotgun sequence.
CGAGGAGGAGATCCGCGTGGTGCGGCTGCAGCTGGAGGCTACCGAGCGCCAGCGCGGCGGGGCGGAGGGCGAGCTGCAGGCCCTGCGCGCGCGGGCTGAGGAGGCCGAGGCACAGAAGCGCCAGGCGCAGGAGGAGGCAGAGCGCTTGCGGCGGCAGGTGCAGGACGAGAGCCAGCGCAAGCGACAGGCGGAGGCCGAGCTGGCCCTGCGCGTCAAGGCGGAGGCCGAGGCGGCCCGGGAAAAGCAGCGGGCCCTGCAGGCGCTGGAGGAGCTGCAGCTCCAGGCGGAGGAGGCGGAGCGGCGCCTCCGGCAGGCGGAGGCCGAGCGGGCGCGCCAGGTGCAGGTGGCCCTGGAGACGGCGCAGCGCAGCGCCGAGGTGGAGCTGCAGAGCAAGCGCGCCTCGTTCGCGGAGAAGACGGCGCAGCTGGAGCGCACGCTGCAGGAAGAGCACGTGGCGGTGGCGCAGCTGCGGGAGGAGGCCGCGCGGCAGGCGCAGCGGCAGGCCGAGGCGGAGCGCGCCCGGGAGGAGGCCGAGCGGGAGCTGGAGCGCTGGCGGCTGAAGGCCAACGAGGCACTGCGCCTGCGCCTGCAGGCCGAGGAGGTGGCGCAGCAGAAGAGCCTCGCGCAGGCGGAGGCGGAGCAGCAGAAGGAGGCGGCGGAGCGCGAGGCCCGGCGCCGCGGCAAGGCGGAGGAGCAGGCCGTGCGGCAGCGGGAGCTGGCCGAGCAGGAGCTGGAGAAGCAGCGGCAGCTGGCGGAGGGCACTGCCCAGCAGCGCCTGGCGGCGGAGCAGGAGCTGATCCGGCTGCGGGCCGGCacggagcagggggagcagcagcggCAGCTCCTGGAGGAGGCGCTGGCCCGGCTGCAGCGCGAGGCGGACGCGGCTGCGCAGAAGCGCCAGGAGCTGGAGGCGGAGCTGGCGACAGTGCGCGCGGAGATGGAGGTGCTGCTGGCCAGCAAGGCGCGCGCCGAGGAGGAGTCGCGCTCCACCAGCGAGAAGTCCAAGCAGAGGCTGGAGGCCGAGGCCAGCCGCTTCCGCGAGCTGGCCGAGGAGGCCGCTCGCCTGCGCGCCCTGGCCGAGGAGACCAAGCGGCAGCGGCAGCTGGCTGAGGAGGACGCGGCGCAGCAGCGGGCCGAGGCGGAGCGGGTGCTGGCCGAGAAGCTGGCCGCCATCAGTGAGGCCACGCGGCTCAAGACCGAGGCGGAGATCGCGCTCAAGGAGAAGGAGGCGGAGAACGAGCGTCTGCGGCGGCTGGCGGAGGACGAGGCCTTCCAGCGGCGGCGGCTGGAGGAGCAGGCGGCCCAGCACAAGGCGGACATCGAGGAGCGGCTGATGCAGCTGCGTAAGGCGTCCGACAACGAGCTGGAGCGGCAGAAGGGGCTGGTGGAGGACACGCTGCGGCAGCGGCGGCAGGTGGAGGAGGAGATCCTGGCCCTCAAGGCGAGCTTCGAGAAGGCGGCCGCCGGCAAGgcggagctggagctggagctggggcgCATCCGCAGCAGTGCCGAGGACACGCTGCGCAGCAAGGAGCAGGCTGAGCGGGAGGCTGCGCGGCAGCGGCAGCTGGCGGCCGAGGAGGAGCAGCGGCGCCGCGAGGCTGAGGAGCGTGTGCAGAAGAGCCTGGTGGCGGAGGAGGAGGCCGCGCGGCAGCGCAAGTTGGCGCTGGAGGAGGTGGAGCGGCTCAAGGCCAAGGTGGAGGAGGCGCGGCGCCTGCGCGAGCGGGCGGAGCAGGAGTCGGCGCGGCAGCTGCAGCTGGCGCAGGAGGCCGCCCAGAAGCGGCTGCAGGCGGAGGAGAAGGCGCACGCCTTTGCGGTGCAGCGGAAGGAGCAGGAGCTGCAGCAGACGCTCCAGCAGGAGCAGAGCGTGCTGGAGCGGCTGCGCGGCGAGGCAGAGGCCGCACGGCGGGCGGCCGAGGAGGCGGAGGAGGCCCGGGAGCGCGCCGAGCTGGAGGCGGCTCAGTCCCGGCAGCAGGTGGAAGAGGCCGAGCGGCTGAAGCAGTTGGCGGAAGAGCAGGCGCGGGCCCGGGCGCAGGCGCAGGCCGCCGCGGAGAAGCTGCGCAAGGAGGCGGAGCAGGAGGCGGCCCGACGGGCGCAGGCCGAGCAGGCGGCCCTGAAGCAGAAGCAGGCGGCCGACGCCGAGATGGAAAAGCACAAGAAGTTTGCGGAGCAGACGCTGCGGCAGAAGGCGCAGGTGGAGCAGGAACTGACCGCCCTGCGGCTGCAGCTGGAGGAGACTGACCACCAGAAGGGCATCTTGGACGAGGAGCTGCAGCGGCTCAAGGCGGAGGTGACGGAGGCAGCCCGGCAGCGCAGCCAGGTGGAGGAGGAGCTCTTCTCCGTGCGCGTGCAGATGGAGGAGCTGAGCAAGCTCAAGGCGCGCATCGAGGCGGAGAACCGCGCGCTCATCCTGCGTGACAAGGACAACACCCAGCGCTTCCTGCAGGAGGAGGCCGAGAAGATGAAGCAGGTTGCGGAGGAGGCGGCCCGGCTGAGCGTGGCGGTCCAGGAGGCGGCCCGGCTGCGGCAGCTGGCCGAGGAGGACCTGGCGCAACAGCGGGCCTTGGCCGAAAAGATGCTCAAGGAGAAGATGCAGGCGGTGCAAGAGGCCACGCGCCTCCAAGCCGAGGCGGAGCTGCTGCAGCAGCAGAAGGAGCTCGCGCAGGAGCAGGCGCGGCAGCTGCAGGAGGACAAGGAGCAGATGGCGCAGCAGCTGGCGCAGGAGACGCAGGGCTTCCAGCGGACTCTGGAGCTGGAGCGGCAGCGGCAGCTGGAGATGAGCGCGGAGGCCGAGCGCCTGAAGCTCCGCGTGGCCGAGCTGAGCCAGGCGCAGGCCCGTGCCGAGGAGGATGCCCAGCGCTTCCGCAGACAGGCCGAGGAGATCGGCGAGAAGCTGCACCGCACCGAGCTCGCCACGCAGGAGAAGGTGACGCTGGTGCACACACTTGAGGTCCAGCGGCAGCAGAGTGACCATGACGCCGAGCGCCTCCGAGCGGCCATTGCTGAGCTGGAGCGTGAGAAGGAGAAGCTCCAGGAGGAGGCCTCGCTGCTGCAGCAGAAGTCCGAGGAGGTACCGGCCCGCCCTCCCCGAGCAGGTGGGTGGGCCCGGGGGGCCGCGGCGTCCCTGAccgttccctccctctctccagatGCAGGTGGTGCAACAGGAGCAGCTGCTGCAGGAGACGCGGGCGCTGCAGCAGAGCTTCCTGTCGGAGAAGGACCGCCTGCTGCAGCGGGAGCAGTGCATCGAGCAGGAGAAGGCCAAGCTGGAGCAGCTGTTCCAGGACGAGGTGGCCAAGGCGCAGCAGCTGCGCGAGgagcagcagcggcagcagcagcagatgGCGCAGGAGCGGCAGCGGCTGATGGCCAGCATGGAGGAGGCCCTGCAGCGCCAGCGCGACGCGGAGGAGGGCGTGCGGCgcaagcaggaggagctgcagcagctgcagcagcagcggcagcagcaggaGAAGCTGCTGGCCGAGGAGAACCGGCGGCTGCGCGAGCGGCTGCAGCGCCTGGAGGAGGAGCACCGGGCCGCGGTGGCGCAGTCCGAGGAGATCGCCGCCTCGCAGGCCGTGGCCGCCAAAGCCCTGCCCAACGGCCGGGACGCGCCTGACGGCCCGGCCGTGGAGGTGGAGAGCGAGCACGCGTTTGACGGGCTGCGGCGGAAGGTGCCGGCCCAGCGGCTGCAGGAGGTCGGCGTCCTGAGCTCGGAGGAGCTGCAGCGGCTGGCCGAGGGCCGCACAACGGTGGCTGAGCTTGCCCAGCGGGAGGACGTGCGCCGGTACCTGCAGGGCCGCAGCGGCATCGCCGGGCTGCTGCTGAAGCCCACCAACGAGAAGCTGAGCGTCTATGCGGCCCTCCAGCGGCAGCTGCTGAGCCCGGGCACGGCGCTCATCCTGCTCGAGGCTCAGGCCGCCTCCGGCTTCCTCCTGGACCCCGTGCGGAATCGGCGGCTGACTGTCAACGAGGCCGTGAAGGAAGGCGTGGTGGGCCCCGAGCTGCACCACAAGCTGCTGTCGGCCGAGCGCGCCGTCACCGGCTACAAGGACCCCTACACCGGGGAGCAGATCTCCCTCTTCCAGGCCATGAAGAAGGACCTCGTCGTCCGCGACCACGGCATCCGCCTGCTGGAGGCCCAGATCGCCACGGGCGGCATCATCGACCCCGTGCACAGCCACCGCGTGCCCGTGGACGTGGCCTACCAGCGCGGCTACTTCGACGAGGAGATGAGCCGCGTCCTGGCGGACCCGAGCGACGACACCAAGGGCTTCTTCGACCCCAACACGCACGAGAACCTCACGTACCTGCAGCTGCTGGAGCGCTGTGTGGAGGACCCCGAGACGGGCCTGCGCCTGCTGCCTCTCACCGACCAGGCCGCCAGGGGCGGTGAGCTGGTCTACACAGACTCGGAGGCTCGGGACGTGTTCGAGAAAGCCACCGTGTCAGCACCATTCGGCAAGTTCCGGGGCAGGACGGTGACCATCTGGGAGCTCATCAACTCCGAGTACTTCACGGCAGAGCAGCGGCGGGACCTGCTGCGGCAGTTTCGCACGGGCAAGGTCACCGTGGAGAAGATCATCAAGATCGTCATCACCGTGGTGGAGGAGCATGAGCAGAAGGACCAGCTCTGCTTCGAGGGCCTGCGCGCCCTGGTGCCCGCCGCCGAGCTGCTGGAGAGCGGGGTCATCGACCGTGACCTCTACCACCAGCTGCAGCGGGGCGAGCGCTCAGTGCGAGAGGTGGCGGAGGTGGGTGCCGTGCGGCGGGCTCTGCGGGGCGCCAATGTCATCGCAGGGGTGTGGCTGGAGGAGGCGGGGCAGAAGCTGAGCATCTACGAGGCCCTGAAGAAAGATCTCCTGCCTCCAGAGGCGGCCGTGGCTCTCCTGGAGGCCCAGGCCGGCACCGGCCACATCATTGACCCCGCCACGAGTGCCCGGCTCACCGTGGACGAGGCGGTGCGTGCCGGCCTGGTGGGGCCTGAGTTGCACGAGAAGTTGCTGTCGGCCGAGAAGGCCGTCACCGGCTACAAGGACCCCTACTCGGGGCAGAGCGTCTCCCTGTTCCAGGCCCTGAAGAAGGGCCTCATCCCAAGGGAGCAGGGTCTGCGTCTGCTCGATGCCCAGCTGTCCACAGGTGGCATCGTGGACCCGAGCAAGAGCCACCGTGTGCCCGTGGACGTGGCCTGTGCCCGCGGCTACCTGGACGAGGAGACCAGCCGAGCCCTGTCGGCCCCCAGAGATGAAGCCAAGACTTACTGTGACCCTGGGTCGCAGGAGCCGGTCACCTACGGCCAGCTCCAACAGCAGTGCCGGCCCGACCAGCTGACGGGGCTGAGCCTGCTGCCGCTGTCGGAGAAGGCCGCCCAGGCCCGGCGCGAGGGGCTCTGCTCTGAGCTGCAGGCCCGTGAGACCTTTCAGAAGACTGCCGTGGAGGTACCTATGGGCAGCTTCAAGGGCAGGACGGTGACGGTGTGGGAGCTGCTCAGCTCCGAGTACTTCACggtggagcagagagaggagctgcTGCGGCAGTTTCGGACGGGCACGGTCACCGTGGAGAAGATCATCAAGATCCTCATCACCATCGTGGAAGAGGTTGAGACCGTGCGGCAGGAGAGGCTGTCTTTCAGTGGCCTCCGCACCCCGGTGCCAGCCAGCGAGCTCGTGGCCTCCGGGGTCCTCAGCAGGACCCAGTTCGAGCAGCTCAAGGACGGCAAGATCTCGGTGAAGGAGCTGTCGGAGCTGAGCTCTGTGCAGACCCTGCTGCAGGGCGGCGGGTGCCTGGCCGGCATCTACCTTGAGGACTCCAAGGAGAAGGTGACCATCTACCAGGCCATGCAGCGAGGCCTGCTCAGGCCCAGCACGGCCACTCTCCTGCTCGAGGCCCAGGCGGCCACCGGCTTTCTCGTGGACCCTGTGCGGAACCAGCGCTTGTATGTCCACGAGGCTGTGAAGGCAGGTGTCGTGGGCCCCGAGCTGCACGAGAAGCTGCTGTCGGCCGAGAAGGCCGTCACCGGCTACAAGGACCCCTACTCGGGCAGCACCATCTCCCTCTTCCAGGCCATGAAGAAGGGCCTGGTCCTTAGGGACCATGGCATCCGCCTGCTGGAGGCCCAGATCGCCACGGGCGGCATCATCGACCCCGTGCACAGCCACCGGCTGCCCTTGGACGTGGCCTACCAGCGCGGCTACTTCGACGAGGAGATGAACCGCGTCCTGGCGGACCCGAGCGACGACACCAAGGGCTTCTTCGACCCCAACACGCACGAGAACCTCACGTACCTGCAGCTGCTGGAGCGCTGTGTGGAGGACCCCGAGACGGGGCTGCGCCTGCTGCCCCTCAAAGGCTCCGAGAAGGCAGAGGTGGTGGAGACCACGCAGCTGTACACCGAGGAGGAGACCCGCAGAGCGTTCGAGGAGACGCAGATAGAGATCCCCGGCAGCGGCGGCCGCAGCGGCTCCACTATGTCCTTGTGGGAGGTGATGCAGTCGGACCTGATCCCAGAGGAGCAGCGCACCCGGCTCATGGCTGACTTCCAGGCCGGCCGGGTGACCAAGGAGcgcatgatcatcatcatcatcgagATCATCGAGAAGACCGAGATCGTGCGCCAGCAGAACCTGGCTTCCTACGACTACATCCGCCGCCGCCTCACCGCCGAGGACCTCTACGAGGCCCGGATCATCTCCCGCGAGACATACAGCCTCCTCCGGGAGGGCACCAAGAGCTTCCGAGAGGTGCTGGAGGAGGAGGCGGCCTCGCGCTACCTCTACGGCACGGGCTGCGTGGCCGGAGTCTACCTGCCGGGCTCTAGGCAGACGCTCACCATCTACCAGGCCCTCAAGAAGGGACTGCTGAGCGCCGAGGTGGCCCGCTTACTGCTGGAGGCACAGGCGGCCACGGGCTTCCTCCTGGAGCCCGTGAAGGGCGAGCGGCTGACCGTGGACGAAGCCGTGCGGAAGGGCCTGGTGGGCCCCGAGCTGCACGACCGGCTGCTCTCGGCGGAGCGGGCTGTGACCGGTTATCGTGACCCCTATACGGAGCAGACGATCTCGCTCTTCCAGGCCATGAAGAAGGACCTGATCCCCGAGGAGGAGGCCCTGCGGCTGCTGGACGCCCAGCTGGCCACGGGCGGCATCGTGGACCCGCGCCTGGGCTTCCGTCTCCCCCTGGAGGTGGCCTACCAGCGTGGCTACCTCCACAAGGACACGTATGACCGGCTGTCGGAGCCCAGCGAGGTGCGCAGCTACCTGGACCCCTGCACGGACGAGCGTCTCAGCTACACGCAGCTGCTCCGGAGGTGCCGCCCCCACGAGGCCAGCGGCCAGCGCCTCCTGCCCCTCTCGGACGCCCGCAAGCTGACCTTCCGCGGCCTGCGCAAGCAGGTCACGGTGGAAGAGCTGGTGCGCTCGCAGGTCATGGACGAGGCTACGGCTCTGCGGCTGCAGGAGGGCCTGGCCTCCGTGGAGGAGGTCACCCAGAACCTGCAGAAGTTCCTCGAGGGCACTAGCTGCATTGCCGGCGTCTTCGTGGATGCCACCAAGGAGCGGCTGTCGGTGTACCAGGCCATGAAGAAAGGCATCATCCGCCCCGGCACGGCCTTCGAGCTCCTGGAAGCACAGGCGGCCACCGGCTACGTCATTGACCCCATCAAGGGGCTCAAGCTGACCGTGGAGGAGGCCGTGCGCATGGGCATCGTGGGCCCTGAGTTCAAGGACAAACTGCTGTCGGCCGAGCGCGCCGTCACCGGCTACAAGGATCCCTACTCCGGGAAGCTCATCTCCCTCTTCCAGGCCATGAAGAAGGGCCTGATCCTGAAGGACCACGGCATCCGCCTGCTGGAGGCCCAGATCGCCACGGGCGGCATCATTGACCCCGAGGAGAGCCACCGGCTGCCTGTGGAGGTGGCCTACAAGCGCGGCCTCTTCGACGAGGAGATGAACGAGATCCTGACGGACCCGAGCGACGACACCAAGGGCTTCTTCGACCCCAACACGGAGGAGAATCTCACGTACCTGCAGCTGATGGAGCGCTGCATCACGGACCCCCAGACGGGCCTGTGCCTGCTGCCCTTGAAGGAGAGGAAGCGGGAACGGAAGACGTCCTCCAAGTCCTCGGTGCGCAAGCGCCGTGTGGTGATCGTGGACCCGGAGACGGGCAAGGAGATGTCTGTGTACGAGGCCTACCGCAAGGGCCTCATCGACCACCAGACGTACCTGGAGCTGTCCGAGCAGGAGTGCGAGTGGGAGGAGATCACCATCTCCTCCTCGGACGGCGTGGTCAAGTCCATGATCATCGACCGCCGCTCGGGCCGCCAGTACGACATCGACGAGGCCATTGCCAGGAGCCTGATCGACCGCTCGGCACTGGACCAGTACCGCGCCGGCACGCTCTCCATCACGGAGTTCGCAGACATGCTCTCGGGCAACGCCGGCGGCTTCCGCTCCCGCTCGTCCTCCGTGGGGTCCTCCTCGTCCTACCCCATCAGCCCTGCAGCCTCCAGGACCCAGGGGACCTCCTGGTTGGACCCCACGGAGGAGACGGGCCCTGTGGCCGGCATCCTGGACACGGAGACTCTGGAGAAGGTATCCATCACAGAGGCCATGCACCGCAACCTGGTGGACAATATCACGGGGCAGCGGCTGCTGGAGGCCCAGGCCTGCACGGGGGGCATCATCGACCCCAGCACCGGCGAGCGCTTCCCCGTCACAGATGCTGTCAACAAGGGCCTGGTGGACAAGATCATGGTGGACCGCATCAACCTGGCTCAGAAAGCCTTCTGCGGCTTCGAGGACCCGCGCACCAAGACCAAGATGTCAGCCGCTCAGGCCCTGAAGAAGGGCTGGCTCTATTACGAGGCGGGCCAGCGGTTCCTGGAGGTGCAGTACCTGACCGGCGGCCTGATCGAGCCTGATGCCGCAGGCCGCGTGCCCCTGGATGAGGCCCTGCAGCGCGGCATGGTGGACGCCCGGACCGCCCAGAAGCTGCGAGACGTGGGCGCCTACTCCAAGTACCTCACCTGCCCCAAGACCAAGCTCAAGATCTCCTACAAGGACGCACTGGACCGCAGCATGGTGGAGGAGGGCACGGGGCTGCGGCTGCTGGAGGCGGCCGCCCAGTCCAGCAAGGGCTACTACAGCCCCTACAGCGTCAGTGGCTCGGGCTCCACGGCCGGTTCGCGCTCTGG
Proteins encoded in this region:
- the PLEC gene encoding plectin isoform X11, with the protein product MEPSGSLFPSLVVVGHVVTLAAVWHWRRGRWRVQDVQDERDRVQKKTFTKWVNKHLIKAQRHISDLYEDLRDGHNLISLLEVLSGDSLPREKGRMRFHKLQNVQIALDYLRHRQVKLVNIRNDDIADGNPKLTLGLIWTIILHFQISDIQVSGQSEDMTAKEKLLLWSQRMVEGYHGLRCDNFTSSWRDGRLFNAIIHRHKPMLIDMNKVYRQTNLENLDQAFSVAERDLGVTRLLDPEDVDVPQPDEKSIITYVSSLYDAMPRVPDVQDGVKANELQLRWQEYRELVVLLLQWIRHHTAAFEERRFPASFEEIEILWCQFLKFKETELPAKEADKNRSKGIHQSLEGALQAGQLKMPPGYHPLDVEKEWGKLHVAILEREKQLRSEFERLECLQRIVSKLQMEAGLCEEQLNHADALLQSDVRLLAASKAPQRAAEVERDLDKADGMIRMLFNDVQTLKDGRHPQGEQMYRRVYRLHERLVAVRTEHNLRLQAGAAAPVAQVSAQSTQRRPELEDAALRYLQDLLAWVGENQRRVDSAEWGGDLPSVEAELGSHRGLHRSVEEFRAKIERARADEGQLAPAPRGAYRDCLGRLDLQYAKLLNSSKARLRSLESLHGFVAAATKELMWLSEKEEEEVGFDWGEHNSNMAAKKESYSALMRELELKEKKIKEIQSTGDRLLREGHPAQPTVESFQAALQTQWSWMLQLCCCIEAHLKENTAYFQFFSDVRETEEQLRKLQETLRRKYTCDRTITVTRLEDLLQDAQDEKDRLNEYRAHLSGLAKRAKAIVQLKPRNQAHPVRGRVPLLAVCDYKQVEVTVHKGDECQLLGPAQPSHWKVLSSSGSEAAVPSVCFLVPPPNQEAQDAVTRLEAQHQALAILWQQLHVDMKSLLAWQSLSRDTQLIRSWSLVTFRTLKPEEQRQALRSLELHYQAFLRDSQDAGGFGPEDRLQAEREYGACSRHYQQLLQSMEQGAQEESRCQRCISELKDIRLQLEACETRTVHRLRLPLEKEPARECAQRIAEQQKAQAEVEGLGKGVARLSAEAEKVLALPEPSPAAPTLRSELELTLGKLEQVRSLSAIYLEKLKTISLVIRSTQGAEEVLKAHEEQLKEAQAVPATLPELEATKAALKKLRVQAEAQQPVFDALRDELRGAQEVGERLQRQHGERDVDVERWRERVAPLLERWQAVLAQTDVRQRELEQLGRQLRYYRESADPLDAWLQDAKQRQEQIQAVPLADSQAVREQLRQEKALLEEIERQREKVEECQRLAKQYINAIKDYELQLVTYKAQLEPVASPAKKPKVQSGSESIIQEYVDLRTRYSELTTLTSQYIKFISETLRRMKEEERLAEQQRAEERERLAQVEAALEKQRQLAEAHAQAKAQAEREAQELQQRMQEEAARREEAAVDAQQQKQSIQEELQHLRQSSEAEIQAKARQVEAAERSRLRIEEEIRVVRLQLEATERQRGGAEGELQALRARAEEAEAQKRQAQEEAERLRRQVQDESQRKRQAEAELALRVKAEAEAAREKQRALQALEELQLQAEEAERRLRQAEAERARQVQVALETAQRSAEVELQSKRASFAEKTAQLERTLQEEHVAVAQLREEAARQAQRQAEAERAREEAERELERWRLKANEALRLRLQAEEVAQQKSLAQAEAEQQKEAAEREARRRGKAEEQAVRQRELAEQELEKQRQLAEGTAQQRLAAEQELIRLRAGTEQGEQQRQLLEEALARLQREADAAAQKRQELEAELATVRAEMEVLLASKARAEEESRSTSEKSKQRLEAEASRFRELAEEAARLRALAEETKRQRQLAEEDAAQQRAEAERVLAEKLAAISEATRLKTEAEIALKEKEAENERLRRLAEDEAFQRRRLEEQAAQHKADIEERLMQLRKASDNELERQKGLVEDTLRQRRQVEEEILALKASFEKAAAGKAELELELGRIRSSAEDTLRSKEQAEREAARQRQLAAEEEQRRREAEERVQKSLVAEEEAARQRKLALEEVERLKAKVEEARRLRERAEQESARQLQLAQEAAQKRLQAEEKAHAFAVQRKEQELQQTLQQEQSVLERLRGEAEAARRAAEEAEEARERAELEAAQSRQQVEEAERLKQLAEEQARARAQAQAAAEKLRKEAEQEAARRAQAEQAALKQKQAADAEMEKHKKFAEQTLRQKAQVEQELTALRLQLEETDHQKGILDEELQRLKAEVTEAARQRSQVEEELFSVRVQMEELSKLKARIEAENRALILRDKDNTQRFLQEEAEKMKQVAEEAARLSVAVQEAARLRQLAEEDLAQQRALAEKMLKEKMQAVQEATRLQAEAELLQQQKELAQEQARQLQEDKEQMAQQLAQETQGFQRTLELERQRQLEMSAEAERLKLRVAELSQAQARAEEDAQRFRRQAEEIGEKLHRTELATQEKVTLVHTLEVQRQQSDHDAERLRAAIAELEREKEKLQEEASLLQQKSEEMQVVQQEQLLQETRALQQSFLSEKDRLLQREQCIEQEKAKLEQLFQDEVAKAQQLREEQQRQQQQMAQERQRLMASMEEALQRQRDAEEGVRRKQEELQQLQQQRQQQEKLLAEENRRLRERLQRLEEEHRAAVAQSEEIAASQAVAAKALPNGRDAPDGPAVEVESEHAFDGLRRKVPAQRLQEVGVLSSEELQRLAEGRTTVAELAQREDVRRYLQGRSGIAGLLLKPTNEKLSVYAALQRQLLSPGTALILLEAQAASGFLLDPVRNRRLTVNEAVKEGVVGPELHHKLLSAERAVTGYKDPYTGEQISLFQAMKKDLVVRDHGIRLLEAQIATGGIIDPVHSHRVPVDVAYQRGYFDEEMSRVLADPSDDTKGFFDPNTHENLTYLQLLERCVEDPETGLRLLPLTDQAARGGELVYTDSEARDVFEKATVSAPFGKFRGRTVTIWELINSEYFTAEQRRDLLRQFRTGKVTVEKIIKIVITVVEEHEQKDQLCFEGLRALVPAAELLESGVIDRDLYHQLQRGERSVREVAEVGAVRRALRGANVIAGVWLEEAGQKLSIYEALKKDLLPPEAAVALLEAQAGTGHIIDPATSARLTVDEAVRAGLVGPELHEKLLSAEKAVTGYKDPYSGQSVSLFQALKKGLIPREQGLRLLDAQLSTGGIVDPSKSHRVPVDVACARGYLDEETSRALSAPRDEAKTYCDPGSQEPVTYGQLQQQCRPDQLTGLSLLPLSEKAAQARREGLCSELQARETFQKTAVEVPMGSFKGRTVTVWELLSSEYFTVEQREELLRQFRTGTVTVEKIIKILITIVEEVETVRQERLSFSGLRTPVPASELVASGVLSRTQFEQLKDGKISVKELSELSSVQTLLQGGGCLAGIYLEDSKEKVTIYQAMQRGLLRPSTATLLLEAQAATGFLVDPVRNQRLYVHEAVKAGVVGPELHEKLLSAEKAVTGYKDPYSGSTISLFQAMKKGLVLRDHGIRLLEAQIATGGIIDPVHSHRLPLDVAYQRGYFDEEMNRVLADPSDDTKGFFDPNTHENLTYLQLLERCVEDPETGLRLLPLKGSEKAEVVETTQLYTEEETRRAFEETQIEIPGSGGRSGSTMSLWEVMQSDLIPEEQRTRLMADFQAGRVTKERMIIIIIEIIEKTEIVRQQNLASYDYIRRRLTAEDLYEARIISRETYSLLREGTKSFREVLEEEAASRYLYGTGCVAGVYLPGSRQTLTIYQALKKGLLSAEVARLLLEAQAATGFLLEPVKGERLTVDEAVRKGLVGPELHDRLLSAERAVTGYRDPYTEQTISLFQAMKKDLIPEEEALRLLDAQLATGGIVDPRLGFRLPLEVAYQRGYLHKDTYDRLSEPSEVRSYLDPCTDERLSYTQLLRRCRPHEASGQRLLPLSDARKLTFRGLRKQVTVEELVRSQVMDEATALRLQEGLASVEEVTQNLQKFLEGTSCIAGVFVDATKERLSVYQAMKKGIIRPGTAFELLEAQAATGYVIDPIKGLKLTVEEAVRMGIVGPEFKDKLLSAERAVTGYKDPYSGKLISLFQAMKKGLILKDHGIRLLEAQIATGGIIDPEESHRLPVEVAYKRGLFDEEMNEILTDPSDDTKGFFDPNTEENLTYLQLMERCITDPQTGLCLLPLKERKRERKTSSKSSVRKRRVVIVDPETGKEMSVYEAYRKGLIDHQTYLELSEQECEWEEITISSSDGVVKSMIIDRRSGRQYDIDEAIARSLIDRSALDQYRAGTLSITEFADMLSGNAGGFRSRSSSVGSSSSYPISPAASRTQGTSWLDPTEETGPVAGILDTETLEKVSITEAMHRNLVDNITGQRLLEAQACTGGIIDPSTGERFPVTDAVNKGLVDKIMVDRINLAQKAFCGFEDPRTKTKMSAAQALKKGWLYYEAGQRFLEVQYLTGGLIEPDAAGRVPLDEALQRGMVDARTAQKLRDVGAYSKYLTCPKTKLKISYKDALDRSMVEEGTGLRLLEAAAQSSKGYYSPYSVSGSGSTAGSRSGSRTGSRAGSRRGSFDATSSGFSMTFSSSSYSSSGYGRRYASGPASSLGGPESAVA